In the Natrinema sp. CBA1119 genome, GCCCACTCGGGGGCGACCTCCCGGAACGCGTCGAACCAGTCGAGCCCTCGAGACATGTCCCATACTACGGGCGACGAGATACATAAACGGTTTCGATGGGCGAGACGGCGTCCCCGTCGCCGCGTACGGCTATAGTAGCCACTGAAACGATTCACACACTGGTCGTAACACAGTCGTGCGATCAGATGTGTATTGACTTTCAGTGGCTACTATATACGACCCTGCCGTCCGGACCGGAAACGTGCGCCCGAATCACCGATCGATCGGCAACTGTTAACTGTGGCGGCGTCCGGAGACCGGACACATGGCGATCGATGGATGGCGGTCGACCGTCGGCACCGGGACGGCCCGCCGACCGGCGCCGGAACGTGACTGGAAGACCGTCGTCGGGGCAGCGATCGCCGCACTGGTCGCCGCGCTCGAACTGCAGCCCTCCCGGTGACGAGATGGCCGTTCGTCGTCTCCTGCCGGGGTTCGTCGCCCTCTGTCTCGGCGCGGTGCTGGCGCGGGCGCTCGCCCAGTCGCTCGGATTCAACCGGCTGCTCCTCGCTATCGCGCTCGGGTTCGCCGCGACCAACGTCATCGGTATCCCGACCCGGCTCGAGCCCGGTCTCGCGACGCACAACCTGTGGTTGGGGGCCGGCATCGTCCTCATGGGCGCGTCGATATCGCTCGACACCGTCCTCGCGGTCGGCGGGCCGGTCTTCCTCCTGGTAGTCGTTGCGGCCGCGCTCTCACTCCTCTTCGTCGAACTGCTCGCGCGAAACGTCTTCGGACTGACCGAGCGATTCGGCTCGCTGCTCGCGGCCGGTGCCAGCATCTGCGGCGTCTCCGCGGTCGTCGCGGTCGCCGGTGCCATCGGCGCGCGAGAGGAGCAGATCGCCTACGCGGCGGCGACGGTCCTGCTGTTCGACGCGATCACGATCGTCGTCTACCCGATCGTCGGCGATCTGCTGGACCTATCCGGGACGGTCTTCGGGATCTGGGCCGGCGTCAGCATGTTCTCGACGGGCCCCGTCGTCGCGGTCGGCTTCGCTCACTCTGAGGCGGCCGGACAGTGGGCGACGATGACGAAGCTCTCGAGAAACGTGCTGATCGGCGTCGTCGTGCTCGCGTACGCGGGCTACTACAGTCGATCCGGGGGCGGCAGTCGCCCCTCGCTCCGGACGCTCTGGGACGAGTTTCCGACGTTCGTTCTCGGCTTCTTCGCGGTGGCCCTCATCGCGAGCGCCGGCCTGTTCTCCGCGGCACAGCAGGCGTCGATCGAGCACGCATACGACTGGCTGTTCGCGCTCGCGTTCGTCGGTCTCGGGGCCGAAATCCGCCTCGGTAATCTCAGGGCGACCGGGCTGGTGCCCGCTCTCGCCGTTCTGCTGGCGCTGCTCGCCAGTAGTGCGCTCTCGCTGACGGCGCTGCTGGTGTTGTTCTGACGGCCGGCTCCGAATCCGACTGCGTCCCGTCGACGGTCGCAGTGATATTTCCACCGCCGGCCGCGGGGGGCGACCGTCACCGCGGAACATACTTGGTGATGAGCGCGAAATCGATCAGCATGGAGAACGGAGAATTCGAGGGATACGGCGGTCGGCACGTTCCAGAACCGCTTCGAGAGCCGCTCGAGCAACTCGCGGCGGCCTACGACGACGTCGCGAACACCGACGAGTTCCAGTCCGAGTTGCGCGGCCTGCTCGAGGAGTTCGCCGGCCGGCCGACGCCGCTGTACTACGCGCGGAATCTGAGCGAGCGCTACGACGCCGAAATCTACCTCAAGCGCGAGGACCTGCTCCACGGCGGCGCGCACAAGATCAACAACTGTCTCGGGCAGGCCCTGCTCGCCAAGCGGGCCGGCCGGGAGCGGCTGATCGCCGAGACCGGTGCCGGACAACACGGCACCGCGACCGCGATGGTCGGCGCGCTGTTGGGCCTCGAGACGGAGATCTACATGGGGAAGAAGGACGTCGAGCGCCAGGAGATGAACGTTTTCCGGATGCGACTGATGGGTGCCGAGGTCAACGAAGTCACCCGGGGCGACGAGGGGCTCGCGGACGCCGTCGACGCCGCGCTCGAGGACTTCGCCGAAAACGTCGACGACACCCACTACCTGGTGGGCAGCGTCGTCGGCCCCGATCCGTTCCCGCGGATGGTTCGGGACTTCCAGAGCGTCATCGGACGCGAGGCCCGCGAGCAGATTCAGGATCGAACCGGCGACCTCCCCGACGCCGCGGTCGCCTGCGTCGGCGGCGGCTCGAACGCGATCGGCCTCTTCCACGCCTTCCGCGACGATCCTGTCGACTTCTACGGTGCAGAGGGCGGCGGGGAGGGATCGGACTCGAGTCGGCACGCGGCCCCGCTCGCGAAGGGAACTGACGACGTCCTGCACGGTATGAAGACGCGCGTCATCGACGACGATGTCGACGTTCACTCCGTCTCCGCGGGCCTGGACTACCCCGGCGTCGGCCCCGAGCACGCCATGTTCCGGGCCGTCGGTCGCTGTGAGTACACGGGGATCACCGACGACGAAGCGCTCGCGGCCTTCCGCGAACTGAGCGAGACCGAGGGGATCATCCCCGCACTCGAGTCCAGCCACGCGATCGCTCGCGCGATCGAACTCGCCGGGGAAGGAGACCACGAGACGGTTCTCGTCAACCTCTCGGGTCGTGGCGACAAGGACATGGAGACGGCGGCGGCGCAGTTCGATCTCTGAGCGGTGACTCCGAGCGCGGCGAGCGTCAGTTCGGCGCTCGAGGGACCGACTCCGTCACAGGTGTGCCCGAACGCGATCCCGCAGGTGTGCCGCCTCGTCGGGATCGAGCCGATCCCGCGGCAGCGACAGCGCCACGTCGTCGTCCGCGAAGCGAGGCACGAGGTGGACGTGGGCGTGGTCGACGGTTCCGACCAGCGGCCCGCTGGTGTGAAAGACGCTGAATCCGTTCGGTTCGAGTGCCGCCTCCAGTGCGGTCGAAACGATTCGGACCGTGTCGAAGACGGCTGTCGAGACCGATTCGTCGATCGTCAGTACGTCTTCCTCGTGGACGCGCGGAATAACGAGACTGTGTCCGGGGGCGGCCGGATTCCGGTCGAGAAACGCGATCGTTCGCTCGTCTTCGCGGAGGACGTGCGCCGATCGATCACCGCTGTGGATCTGACAGAACTCGCAGTCGTCGTGCATGGCCGAACTCTCTTCCGAACCGACATATAGGTATCTCCGCTCGACGGTCGCCCGTCGGCGTTCGACACGAACCGGCTCCTACAGAAGCCCGTGTTCGTCCTGTAGCGTTCGATACAACTCGAGATACCGATCGGCCACCGCCGACCGATCGTACTCCGCGAACGCCTCGTCGTACGCGCGGTGCTCGAGGTCCCCCGCCGCGAGGATCGCTTCGGCCAGCTCGTCCTCGCTGGTGGTCCGGAACCCCCGGTCCCAGCCCTCGACGAGTTCGTGGGCGCTCGAGTTCGCGTGGTACTCGACGATGCCGACGCAGCCCGCGGCGAGCGCCCACAGCATCTCCGTCGGGAAGACGCAGTGATCCGCGGTCTGGGCGAAGACGTGCGCCCCGCGGTAGGCCGCGATCCGCTCCTCGAGATCGCAGTCACCGACGAACGTCACGCGGTCCTCGATCCGGAGATCCCGTGCGAGGCGCTCGTAGGTATCCCGCTCGGGGCCGTCGCCGATGACGTTGGCCTGCCAGTCGCGGCCGCGGAGTTCGGCCAGTCCCAACAGCAGGCTCTCGAGGTTGGCCCCTCGTCGAGCCGGCGGGCGTAGATCACGTCGACGTCCTCGCCCGGCTCAACGCGCTGAATTCGGTCGCAATCGATCGGGTTCGGGACGGTCTCGACGATATCGCCGTCGGCCCCAATCTCTCGGACCCACGTCCCGACGAGTTCGGAGGGCGTGATGATCCGACCGGGTCGGCCCGTCGCCAGACGGGTCCACCGCGTGTCGCTCACGCCGTCGTCGCCGTACCACTCGAGAACCAGCGGCGCGCGAGCGAGCGTCGATCCCCAGCTGGCCGCGAGCACCTGACTCGACGGCTGTGCGCTGGCGTGGATCACGTCCGGACTCGCGGCCGCGAGGACGAACGGCAGCCGCAGGAGGAACGAACTCCGGGCCTCGGTGCCGCTCGAGACCGCGTGATAGGTGACGCCGTTGCGCTCGAACGTCGACTCCTCGCCGGCCCAGAACCCGGCGCAGTAACAGTGGACGTCGTGGCCGCGTTCCGCGAACAGCTCGCAGACGGTTCGAAAGCGCTGGTTCGTCTCGGTATCGCGGTGATAAACCGTTTCGAACGAGACGAACGCGATTCGCATATTCGGCCGCCACGTAGCCCCGGGCTATAAAGTCACTTTTTTCGTCCGATTCGTCGGCTCGAGGAGCGCGAGTTTCGTCCGCAATCGCCGCTCGAAACCGACGGAGAGGCGACGATCGGTGACCGTTTTCGGCCACACTGAGACGGATTCGGTCCGGATCGATCATTCGTCGCTCTCGTCGCCGGGAAGAAGGTCCTCGAAGAACGATCCGACTCCCTCGAAGAAGCCGCCATCGGTGTCGTCCGAATCGTCGTCGTCCGTGCTGTCGTCGTCGTCCGTGCTGTCGTCGTCGCCCGTGCCGTCGTCGGTCTCGTCACTATCGGTCTCCGATTCGCTGTCACTGCCACCGTCGTCGCCGTCATCGGTTGCCGTATCGTCGTCGCTCCTGTCCTCACTCGTCCCAGATTCCGGATCGTCGACGGTCTCTTCGTTCGTGTCGTCACCGTCCTCGGCCTCCCGCGCGTCGTCTTCGGTTTCGTCACCCTCGGATTCGTCACTCTCGGTCGCGTCCCCGTCGTCAGTCTCGTCGCTCTCGGTCTCGTTGCCATCGTCCGTCTCGTCATCGACAGTTTCGTTGCCATCGTCCGTCTCGTCATCGTCTGCCTCGTCGCTTTCGTTGGTCTCGTCCCCACCGCCGGTCCCGTCGTCACCACCCTCGGTTCCGCCTTCCTCGGTCGAATCGTCCGCCGATTCGCCGTCCTCGAGGTCGCCACTCTCGTCCTCGGAGTCATCAGCCCCCGTCTCGTCGCTCTCGGCATCCTGTCCCCCCAGCGGTTCCGTTTCGCCGTCGACCTCGGGCGTTTCGCCTCCCTCGCCCACGAATAGCTCCGGGCCGACGGCTGCGACGGTCAGCCCGAACGCCGCGAGGATGATCACGGTCGTCACGAGGACGGTCCCGATCGACGACGAGTCGGTCTCACCTGCCATCGACCGTGTTCAGGACGGGAGACGGTATTGTTAAGCGCAGCCATCGGCAGCGCGGACCGCAGTCACGGCAGCCGACCGGGCGCTCGTCGCTCGAGTGCTCGACTCATCGCGGTCGGTGACGAGCGGGGATAACCGGCCCCTACCGAGGCGTGGTCGCCGCCTCGAGTCCGCCCGACCGAAACGACTACCCGCTCGAGTCCGTACGGCCCTGCCATGGGAAGCTACGATATCGAGCGCTATCTCAACGTCCGCAGTGCCTACGGCGCGTCGTTCGGTCCCGACGGCGAACGGCTCTCTTTCCTAATGAATACGACCGGCACGCCACAGATCTGGACGCTCGATGAGCCCCGATCCTGGCCCGAGCAACGAACGTTCTACGACGAGCGGGTGACGTTCGCCTCGTGGTCGCCCGAGCGGCCGGAACTCATCTTCGGGATGGACGAGGGCGGCAACGAGCGCGCCCAGCTGTTCCGGCTCGAGGCCGAGACCGGCGAGATCGAGAACCTGACGGCGATGCCCGACGCCAAACACAGGTGGGGCGGCTGGAGCCACGACGGCGAGCGGTTCGCGTTCACCTCGAACCGCCGCGACGAGTCCGTCTTCGACGTCTACGTTCAGGACCGGGACGAGCGGGGAGACGATGCGACCCTCGTCTACGAAGGCGACGGCTGGCTCTCGCTGTCCGGCTGGAGCCCCGACGACTCCCGATTACTCGTCTCGCAGGCCTACTCCAACTTCGATCAGGATCTGTACGTCCTCGACCTCGCGGCCGACGAGCCCGACCTCACCCATCTCACCCCCCACGAGGGCGACGTGCGCTACCAGAGCGCGAGCTGGGCCCCCGACGGGACGGGCATCTACCTCGTCACCGACGAGGGTGAAGCCGACACGCTCTACCTCGCGTATCTCGACCTCCAGAGCGACGAGATGGAACTCGAGACCGTCATCGATGGGAAGGGATGGAACGTCGACGGCATCGCGCTGGACGACGAGACCGGCCGGTTCGTCTGCTCGCGGAACGTCGAGGGCTACACCGAACTGACCGTCGGCGAGTTCGACGCCGACGAGCCGACCGCCTACGAGACCTTTCCCGAGCCCGACCTGCCGGGCGGCATCTCCGGCGGCGTGAGTTTCGGCCCCGACGCGGAACGGTTCGCGCTGTCGACGACCGGCGACACGGTCAACACGAACGTTTTCGTGGTCGATCTCGAGAGCGGTGAGACCGAACAGTGGACCAGCGCGCCGACTGCAGGGATCCCTCCAGAAACGTTTCGCGACTCCGATCTGGTCAGCGTGGAGAGTTTCGGTGTTGACGGGCAGCGCCCGTCAGCCAGTGGGACTCCGGAGGAGTCCCACGCTGGGCTCGAGGTGCCGGGCTTCCTGACGCTTCCTGACGGGCACGAGGACGGAGAGACGCCCGTCATCGTCGACATTCATGGCGGCCCCGAAAGTCAGCGTCGTCCCTCCTTCTCGAGCGTCAAGCAGTACTTCCTCGACCGGGGCTACGCCTACTTCGAGCCGAACGTTCGCGGGTCGTCGGGTTACGGTGCCGAGTACGCCGCCCTCGACGACGTCGAAAGGCGGATGGACTCGGTCGCGGACATTCGGGCCTGCGTCGAGTGGCTGCAGGATCATCCCGCGATCGATCCCGATCGGATCGCCGCCAAGGGCGGCTCCTACGGCGGCTTCATGGTGCTGGCCGCGCTGACCGAGTATCCTGACCTCTGGGCCGCCGGCGTCGACGTCGTCGGCATCGCGAACTTCGTGACCTTCCTCGAGAATACCGGCGACTGGCGGCGCGAACTTCGCGAGGCCGAGTACGGCTCGCTCGCGGAGGATCGCGAGTTCCTCGAGGAGATCTCCCCGATCAACAACGTCGAGAACATCGAGGCCCCGCTGTTCGTCCTCCACGGCGAAAACGACCCGCGCGTTCCGGTCGGCGAGGCCGAACAGATCGCCGAGCAAGCGGCCGAACAGGGCGTGCCGGTCCGGAAACTCATCTTCGAAGACGAGGGACACGGCTTCTCGAAGCTCGAGAACCGCATCGAAGCGTACAGCGCGATCGCGGACTTCCTCGACGAACACGTCTGAGCGGCCGCTTGCTCGGATCGGTCAGCGAAATTATTACAAAGGTTATACATGATGGGGGCGTAGAGTTCCCGTTATGGCCGCTATTCAGACGACCGGGCTCACCAAGCGATACGGTAAGTCGATCCTCGCAGTCGACGACCTCGATCTCACCGTCGAGGAGGGTGAAGTGTTCGGCTTCCTCGGCCCGAACGGTGCCGGGAAGTCGACGACGATCAACATGCTCCTCGATTTCGTTCGGCCGACTGAAGGGAGCGCGACGGTGCTCGGCCTCGACGCGCAGGCCGACACCGACGAGATCCGTCACCGAATCGGCGTCCTCCCCGAAGGGGCGAGCGTCTACGACCGCCTCACCGCGCGCGAACACCTCGAGTGGGTCATCGACACGAAGGACGTGGACGACGATCCCGACGCACTGCTCGAGAAAGTCGGTCTCACGAGCGACGACGGCGATCGTCCCGCCGGCGACTACTCGAAGGGAATGGCCCAGCGCCTCGGGTTCGGCATGGCGCTGGCCGGCGATCCCGACCTCCTGATACTCGACGAACCCTCCTCGGGGCTCGATCCCGCGGGGATGCAGGAGATGCGCGAGATCATCAGCGACGAGGCGGATCGCGGCACCACCGTCTTTTTCTCGAGCCATATCCTCGGCGAGGTCGAGGCGGTTTGTGACCGCATCGGCATCATGAACGAGGGGCGGCTGGTCGCGACCGGCACCCTCGACGACCTGCAGGGCGAGTTGGACCTCGGCGCGCCGATCTCGCTCGAGGTTGCGACCGTCCCCGAGGGCCTCGCCCTCGACGATCTCGCTGGCGTCCGCTCGGTCACCGTCGAGGACGCCACGATCACGGCGACCTGCGCCGATCCCTCGGTCAAGGTCGATGTCGTCCGACACGTCGCCGAGGCGACGACCGTCCGCGATATCGTCTCCGAAGACGTCTCGCTCGAGCAACTGTTCAACACGTACACGAACGGCGAGCGCGACGAGGGGGCCGCGACGCCGGAGGCCTCAGCATGAGTACGGTAGACGTCGCGAAGAAGGACTTCCTCGACGTCCGCCGGGCCAAGATCGTCTGGTTCGTCGGCGCGTTCTACACCCTGTTTATGGTGTTGCTGGTGTACTTCGGACAGAACGGGCGGCCGGATCCGACCATCCTGAACGCCCTCTGGAATTTGACCGCTATCGGCGCGATGTTCATCCCGCTGATCGCGCTCGTGACGGCGTATCTCGCGATCGCCGGCGAACGCGAATCCGGCGGCATCAAGTACCTCCTCTCGATTCCGAACAGTCGTCGCGACGTCGTTCTCGGAAAATTTGCGACCCGGACGGCCATCGTCAGCGCGTCGATCGTCGTCGCGTTCCTGGTGGGCGGCGTGCTCACGCTACTGTGGTACCCCTCGCCCGAGATGGACACGTTCGGTATCATGGCGGCGCTGACGGTCCTGTACGCGCTGACCTACGTCGCCGTCGCGATCGCGATCTCCGCCGCGACCGCCTCTCGCTCGCGCGCGATGGGCGGTTCCATCGCCTTCTTCTTCATCACGAGCGTCTTGAACGTGTTCGGTCCGCTCCAGCTCGCTATCGACTACGTGCTCAACGACCTCGCGGGCCTCGAGGTTTCGATGAACCAGATCGCGTTCGTCCAGTCGCTGGTCAGCCCGACGGCGGCGTACGTCAACTCCACCGGGCTCGCGTTCCCCGAGGGGTTCAACACCATTCCGCCGGATCTCCCGTGGTTCCTGCAGGGCGAGACGATGCTCGTCGTCATGCTCGCCTGGCTCGTCGTCCCGCTGGCGCTGGGGATCTGGCAGTTCGAACGCGCCGATCTGGGCTGACGGAAGAATTCTCTCGACAGCGTCGGCCGGTTCGCGCGAAAAGTAGCCACCTCGGTTCCAGTTCCGGGGGCCGGTCAAATTCCACCCGACGTGACACTCAGTCGATGACGCCCGTTTTCGCCGCCACGTCTCGAGCGGCCCGTTCGTTCATCCCGTTGCCGAGAATGGTGTACCGGTCGCGGATCTCGTGACAGGTCGTCAGTGACTCGATGATCATCTCGTCGTCGATTCCGAGTTCAGCCGCCGTCGTCGGCGCGTCGATACTCGACAGCGCGTCGCGGATGTCGCGCCAGATGCCGTCTCCTCCCTGATGGAGGTAGGCGGTCATGATCGAGCCGACGCCGACCTGGTGGCCGTGGAGGGCCGCATCGGGGGCCAGCCGGTCGAGTTGGTGCGAAAAGAGGTGCTCCGCGCCGCTGGCCGGCC is a window encoding:
- a CDS encoding YeiH family protein, with amino-acid sequence MAVRRLLPGFVALCLGAVLARALAQSLGFNRLLLAIALGFAATNVIGIPTRLEPGLATHNLWLGAGIVLMGASISLDTVLAVGGPVFLLVVVAAALSLLFVELLARNVFGLTERFGSLLAAGASICGVSAVVAVAGAIGAREEQIAYAAATVLLFDAITIVVYPIVGDLLDLSGTVFGIWAGVSMFSTGPVVAVGFAHSEAAGQWATMTKLSRNVLIGVVVLAYAGYYSRSGGGSRPSLRTLWDEFPTFVLGFFAVALIASAGLFSAAQQASIEHAYDWLFALAFVGLGAEIRLGNLRATGLVPALAVLLALLASSALSLTALLVLF
- a CDS encoding HIT family protein — its product is MHDDCEFCQIHSGDRSAHVLREDERTIAFLDRNPAAPGHSLVIPRVHEEDVLTIDESVSTAVFDTVRIVSTALEAALEPNGFSVFHTSGPLVGTVDHAHVHLVPRFADDDVALSLPRDRLDPDEAAHLRDRVRAHL
- a CDS encoding S9 family peptidase, which translates into the protein MGSYDIERYLNVRSAYGASFGPDGERLSFLMNTTGTPQIWTLDEPRSWPEQRTFYDERVTFASWSPERPELIFGMDEGGNERAQLFRLEAETGEIENLTAMPDAKHRWGGWSHDGERFAFTSNRRDESVFDVYVQDRDERGDDATLVYEGDGWLSLSGWSPDDSRLLVSQAYSNFDQDLYVLDLAADEPDLTHLTPHEGDVRYQSASWAPDGTGIYLVTDEGEADTLYLAYLDLQSDEMELETVIDGKGWNVDGIALDDETGRFVCSRNVEGYTELTVGEFDADEPTAYETFPEPDLPGGISGGVSFGPDAERFALSTTGDTVNTNVFVVDLESGETEQWTSAPTAGIPPETFRDSDLVSVESFGVDGQRPSASGTPEESHAGLEVPGFLTLPDGHEDGETPVIVDIHGGPESQRRPSFSSVKQYFLDRGYAYFEPNVRGSSGYGAEYAALDDVERRMDSVADIRACVEWLQDHPAIDPDRIAAKGGSYGGFMVLAALTEYPDLWAAGVDVVGIANFVTFLENTGDWRRELREAEYGSLAEDREFLEEISPINNVENIEAPLFVLHGENDPRVPVGEAEQIAEQAAEQGVPVRKLIFEDEGHGFSKLENRIEAYSAIADFLDEHV
- the trpB gene encoding tryptophan synthase subunit beta, translating into MENGEFEGYGGRHVPEPLREPLEQLAAAYDDVANTDEFQSELRGLLEEFAGRPTPLYYARNLSERYDAEIYLKREDLLHGGAHKINNCLGQALLAKRAGRERLIAETGAGQHGTATAMVGALLGLETEIYMGKKDVERQEMNVFRMRLMGAEVNEVTRGDEGLADAVDAALEDFAENVDDTHYLVGSVVGPDPFPRMVRDFQSVIGREAREQIQDRTGDLPDAAVACVGGGSNAIGLFHAFRDDPVDFYGAEGGGEGSDSSRHAAPLAKGTDDVLHGMKTRVIDDDVDVHSVSAGLDYPGVGPEHAMFRAVGRCEYTGITDDEALAAFRELSETEGIIPALESSHAIARAIELAGEGDHETVLVNLSGRGDKDMETAAAQFDL
- a CDS encoding ABC transporter ATP-binding protein, with product MAAIQTTGLTKRYGKSILAVDDLDLTVEEGEVFGFLGPNGAGKSTTINMLLDFVRPTEGSATVLGLDAQADTDEIRHRIGVLPEGASVYDRLTAREHLEWVIDTKDVDDDPDALLEKVGLTSDDGDRPAGDYSKGMAQRLGFGMALAGDPDLLILDEPSSGLDPAGMQEMREIISDEADRGTTVFFSSHILGEVEAVCDRIGIMNEGRLVATGTLDDLQGELDLGAPISLEVATVPEGLALDDLAGVRSVTVEDATITATCADPSVKVDVVRHVAEATTVRDIVSEDVSLEQLFNTYTNGERDEGAATPEASA
- a CDS encoding ABC transporter permease subunit, which gives rise to MSTVDVAKKDFLDVRRAKIVWFVGAFYTLFMVLLVYFGQNGRPDPTILNALWNLTAIGAMFIPLIALVTAYLAIAGERESGGIKYLLSIPNSRRDVVLGKFATRTAIVSASIVVAFLVGGVLTLLWYPSPEMDTFGIMAALTVLYALTYVAVAIAISAATASRSRAMGGSIAFFFITSVLNVFGPLQLAIDYVLNDLAGLEVSMNQIAFVQSLVSPTAAYVNSTGLAFPEGFNTIPPDLPWFLQGETMLVVMLAWLVVPLALGIWQFERADLG